A section of the Acropora muricata isolate sample 2 chromosome 4, ASM3666990v1, whole genome shotgun sequence genome encodes:
- the LOC136914541 gene encoding tetratricopeptide repeat protein 28-like has protein sequence MSDIKKSIEYFKKHLKCAIENGDRDREQGAYGTLGNAYQLLGHYRKAIEYHQKFLKNAIEIGDRGREGGAYGNLGNAYDSVGDYQKAIEYHEQSLKIAIEIGDRREQGRAYGNLGNPYRSLGDYRKANEYHEKHLKIAIETGDQRGEGNALGNLGNAYQSLGEYRKAIEYHEKHLKNALEIGDRGGEGGAFGSLGTAYDSLGDYRKAIEYHEQCLKIAIEIGDRGGEGGAYGNLGNAYRSMGDYRKAIEYHETHLKIAIKIGNRGGQGRAYGNLGNAYQSLGDYQKAIEYHEKDLKIAIEIGDRGEEGQAYGNLGNAYWSLGEYRKAIEYHEKHLKIAREIGDRGGEGRAYGSLGNAYQSLGDYRKAIEYHEKHLKIAIEIGDRGEEGGAYGNLGNGYGSLGDYRKAFEHHEKRLKNAIEIGDRDGEGGAYGNLGNAYQSLGDYRKAIECHEKRLKIAIEIGNRGGEGNAFGNLGIAYKSLGDYRKAIEYNEKWLKIATEIGNQDAEGRAYHSIGIGFLGLEEIDNAVENFVSAVNAFNSLRALLKSQDNWKINFREVYEATYTALWMSLLIMKKIDEALFAAEQGRAQTLSDNLLIQYKLDASLSSATVDSKETVSRLLTKLSSPTLFLAIQGFTAHIWFLRKGKKIIFRKGRLKVDKKRERSVTRLASIIFRKNRS, from the coding sequence ATGAGTGACATTAAAAAATCAATTGAGTACTTCAAAAAACACTTGAAATGCGCAATAGAAAATGGTGATCGAGACCGTGAACAAGGAGCCTATGGAactctcggtaatgcttaccagttactgggtcactatcgaaaagccattgagtatcaccaaaaatttttgaaaaatgcaatagaaattggtgatcggggcagagaaggaggagcctatggaaatctcggtaatgcttacgactcagtgggtgactatcaaaaagccattgagtatcatgaacaaagtttgaaaattgcaatcgaaattggtgatcggagagaacaaggacgagcctatggaaatctcgggaatccttaccggtcactgggcgactatcgaaaagccaatgagtatcatgaaaaacatttgaaaattgcaatagaaactgGTGATCAGAGGGGAGAGGGAAATGCCcttggaaatctcggtaatgcttaccagtcactgggtgaatatcgaaaagccattgagtatcatgaaaaacatttgaaaaatgcactagaaattggtgatcggggcggagaaggaggagcctttGGAagtctcggtactgcttacgactcactgggtgactatcgaaaagccattgagtatcatgaacaatgcttgaaaattgcaatagaaattggtgatcggggcggagaaggaggagcctatggaaatctcggtaacgcttaccggtcaatgggtgactatcgaaaagccatcgagtatcatgaaacacatttgaaaattgcaataaaaattggTAATCGGGGCGGacaaggacgagcctatggaaatctcggtaatgcttaccagtcactgggtgactatcaaaaagccattgagtatcatgaaaaagatttgaaaattgcaatagaaattggtgatcggggcgaggaaggacaagcctatggaaatctcggtaatgcttactggtcactgggtgaatatcgaaaagccattgagtatcatgaaaaacatttgaaaattgcgagagaaattggtgatcggggcggagaaggacgagcctatggaagtctcggtaatgcttaccagtcactgggtgactatcgaaaagccattgagtatcatgaaaaacatttgaagattgcaatagaaattggtgatcggggcgaagaaggaggagcctatggaaatctcggtaatggttacggctcattgggtgactatcgaaaagcctttgagcatcatgaaaaacgtttgaaaaatgcaatagaaattggtgatcgggacggagaagggggagcctatggaaatctcggtaatgcttatcagtcactgggtgactatcgaaaagcaattgagtgtcatgaaaaacgtttgaaaattgcaatagaaattggaaATCGGGGCGGAGAGGGAAATGcctttggaaatctcggtattgcttacaagtcactgggtgactatcgaaaagccatcgagtataatgaaaaatggttgaaaattgcaacagaaattggtaACCAGGATGCAGAAGGAAGAGCTTATCATAGCATTGGAATTGGATTCTTAGGTCTTGAAGAAATTGACAACGCGGTGGAgaattttgtttccgctgtgaATGCCTTCAACTCTTTGAGAGCTCTGTTGAAGTCTCaagataattggaaaataaactttcgagAGGTGTATGAAGCGACGTACACTGCTTTGTGGATGTCGTTGCTAATAATGAAAAAGATCGATGAagctttgtttgcggctgaacaaggacgagcgcagactttgtctgacaatctattgattcaatataaacttgATGCATCCTTATCATCAGCGACAGTTGACAGCAAAGAGACAGTATCTCGCCTCTTGACAAAGCTTTCCTCGCCAACTCTTTTTCTCGCAATTCAAGGCTTTACGGCCCACATCTGGTTTCtgagaaagggaaagaaaattatatttcgGAAAGGGAGGCTGAAGGTTgacaaaaagagagaaagatcCGTTACTCGCCTTGCTTCAATCATCTTTAGAAAAAATAGGAGCTGA